GCAAAATCAGTCGTCAATCAACTCATTGCGCAAAATGACAAGTCCTTCCAAATTGCAGTGGAAGATAGCAATGTAGGTGCCAAACGCTTGTATGAAAAGATTGGCTTTGTCAAACAAACCCAGGTGGTTTACTTGAAGCAGAAAGGGTAAACGCAATGTTGAAACTCTCTTTGAGGTTAGAGTTGCTATCGTCTTAAGTAAAAAGTAGTTATAGAACAGAAAGGAGTAATCAATGGAAATTAAAATCAAAAACAAAATTAAAGTAGGCGATCAAACGGAAATTATCGAAGAAATCCACACTTGTGAGGTTATGGAAAAAGGGGATTATACCTATCTTGTTCATCATAATTCCGAGAAAGAAAAAGTGGTTATTAAGTTGAATCAGGATGAGCTAGTGATGACACGCTTTTCTAATCCTAAATCCATTATGCGTTTTTCTGCTAAAGTACCTGCCTTGGTCCACATTCCGACACCGCTTGGTACCCAACATTTTCTGACAGACACTAGTTTATTTGCTCATGACCCGAATGGACAGACAGTTGATATTCATTATCAATTGAAACATCCAGAAACAGAAGACGTTTTTGCTGATTATGAATTAGAAGTTTCTTGGTTTTAATTTTTGAAAAAATAGAATCATTTTGCTTGAATTAATAATAATTTATGATAAAATGTAAAATACAAATAAGGGAGTAGCAGGCAACTTTAATCATGAAATTTGATTAGTAGTTGCGATTATGTCGTCATTACGAAATTTTATATTTCCGGCATATTCTTAAACAGCGAGACTTGTTTTTAATGAAACAAGTCTCTTTTTGTATATAAAAAGAGTCTTGTTAGCCATTTTTCCCTATATAGAAGGAGGAGATTATTTTGTCTAAAGAACAAAGTAAAGCCTTGTTTTACACACAAGGAGAGGAAGAAGTCCTAAAAAGCTTGGACACTTCTGTTGACGGTTTGTCTACTGCACAAGCCAAGGAACGTTTAGATGCCTACGGCTATAACGAGTTGGATGAAGGTGAAAAACGCAGCCTCTTGTCAAAATTCATCGACCAGTTTAAAGATTTGATGATTATCATCCTACTTGTTGCTGCGGCTCTTTCTGTTATTACAGAAGGTATGCATGGTTTGACTGATGCCTGCATTATTTTAGCCGTTGTTGTTTTGAATGCAGCCTTTGGTGTTTATCAAGAAGGACAAGCAGAAGCGGCTATTGAAGCCCTCAAAAACATGTCTAGCCCTATGGCTCGTGTGCGCCGTGATGGCCATGTCGTTGAAATTGATGCACGCGAATTAGTTCCAGGAGATATCGTCTTGCTTGAAGCAGGTGATGTCGTTCCTGCGGACATGCGTTTGCTCGAAGCAGCCTCACTTAAGATTGAAGAAGCTGCCCTTACAGGTGAATCCGTTCCGGTTGAAAAAGACGTTACCGAGGCGGTTGAAGCAGAGGCAGGTATCGGTGACCGTGTGAATATGGCTTATCAAAACTCGAATGTAACGTACGGTCGTGGTGCAGGTGTTGTGACCAATACAGGTATGTATACTGAGGTTGGTAAGATTGCGGATATGCTAGCCAATGCGGACGAATCCCAAACACCGTTGAAGCAAAGTTTGGAGCAACTATCTAAGACTTTAACCTATCTTATTGTCGCTATTGCTTTGGTAACATTCTTGGTTAGTGTCTTCATTCGTGGCGAACAGCCTCTTGAAGGTTTGATGGTTGCTGTTGCTCTTGCCGTTGCAGCCATTCCTGAAGGTTTACCTGCTATTGTAACCATTCTTTTGTCATTAGGTACAACAACTCTTGCCAAACGTAATTCGATTGTTCGTAAATTGCCAGCAGTTGAAACGCTTGGTTCGACTGAAATTATCGCTTCAGATAAGACTGGTACCTTGACCATGAACCAGATGACCGTTGAGAAGGTCTATACAAACGGTCAATTGCAAAGTGCTGATACAGAACTTGGTGCTGATAATACGACCCTTCGTATTATGAACTTTGCCAATGATACTAAGGTAGACCCAGACGGTAAACTAATCGGGGATCCTACTGAAACAGCCCTTGTTCAATTTGGTTTGGACCACAATTTTGATGTGCGTGACGTCTTGAAATCGGAGCCTCGTGTGGCAGAATTGCCATTTGACTCTGACCGTAAGCTCATGTCTACTATCCACAAAGAAGCGGATGGTACATACTTTGTAGCCGTTAAAGGTGCGCCTGACCAATTGCTCAAACGTGTGACTCGTATTGAAATCAATGGTGAGGTCCGTCCTATCACGGATGAAGACAAACAAGCTATCCTTGCGACTAATAAGGACTTGGCAAAACAAGCCCTTCGTGTCTTGATGATGGCTTATAAGACAACGAATGACATTCCTACCTTGGAATCTGCAGTTGTTGAGTCTGATTTGATTTTCTCAGGTTTGGTAGGTATGATTGACCCAGAACGTCCAGAAGCAGCAGAGGCTGTCCGTGTCGCTAAAGAAGCGGGGATTCGTCCAATCATGATTACTGGGGACCACCAAGATACAGCAGAAGCAATCGCTAAGCGTCTTGGTATCATTGATCCAAATGATACGGAAGATCATGTCTTTACTGGCGCTGAGCTTAATGAGCTTTCTGATGAAGAATTCCAAAAAGTCTTCAAACAGTACTCTGTCTATGCGCGTGTATCTCCTGAACACAAGGTTCGTATCGTTAAGGCTTGGCAAAATGATGGCAAGGTTGTTGCCATGACAGGTGATGGGGTTAATGATGCGCCTTCACTTAAGACAGCTGATATCGGTATTGGTATGGGAATCACAGGTACAGAGGTTTCTAAGGGAGCTTCAGATATGGTTCTTGCCGATGATAACTTTGCGACAATTATCGTTGCCGTAGAAGAAGGACGTAAGGTCTTCTCAAATATTCAAAAATCAATCCAATACCTCTTGTCAGCCAACATGGCAGAAGTCTTCATTATCTTCTTTGCCACACTATTTGGTTGGGATGTGCTTCAACCAGTACACCTTCTCTGGATTAACCTGGTCACTGATACACTTCCAGCTATCGCACTTGGGGTTGAGCCAGCTGAACCAGGTATTATGGCTCACAAACCTCGTGGTCGCCAATCAAACTTCTTTGATGGTGGTGTCTTCGGAGCGATTATGTATCAAGGTGTTTTCCAAACTATCCTTGTTCTTGCAGTATATGGTTGGGGTCTTGCCTTTCCAGAGCATCATACACAAGCAGAAATTCATGCGGATGCCCTTACAATGGCCTTTGCCACACTTGGATTAATCCAGTTGCTCCATGCCTTTAACGTTAAATCTGTTTATCAATCAGTCTTTAAAGTTGGTCTCTTTAGGAACAAGACTTTCAACTGGGCAATTCCAGTGGCCTTCGTTCTTTTGATGGCAACTATCGTAGTTCCTGGATTTAATAACCTTTTCCATGTGTCACACCTTAGTCTGACACAATGGCTTGCGGTTATTGTAGGTTCCTTCTTGATTGTGGTATTGGTTGAATTAGTCAAAGCTATTCAACGTGCCCTTGGTAAGGATAAAGACGCTATTTAAAACATAAAGTCAGAGATAATGGTCTCTGGCTTTTTCTTATCACATCTTGAATTCAGGAGAAGTCTTGTTTATAATTGAAGAGAAATGATCACAAGTTAAGGAGAAGGCCATGAACGAGACCATTAAGACACAACTCAATCACCGCAGCATCCGTCAATTTAAACCTCTAGCTTTGACACAGGAAGAAGTTGACCTTCTGGTTGATGTTGCCAGACATACGGCAACTAGTAATTTTAGACAATCCTATTCGATTATCAGTATTACTGATCAAAAATTGAAGGAAGAAATTGCTGAAATTGCGAATCAGCCTTATATTCCAAATGCTGGGCATCTTTTTGTCTTTGTTGTAGACCAAAGACGTAATACTTTGATTGCAGAGGCAAAGGGTGCTGAAGCCTTGGTGCAAGGTAGTCCCGAACGCTTTATCTCGGCCTTTTCAGATGCAATGATTGCTGCTCAAAATGTGGTAGTAGCTGCTGAGAGTTTAGGTATGGGAACAGTTTATTTGGGTAGTATCTTGAATGATAATGCCAAGCTTTCGGAGCTTCTCAAACTGCCTAAGTATGTCTATCCTGCAGTAGGCCTAGCAGTTGGTTGGCCAGATCAGGAACCACAGCTTAAACCTCGTTTGCCACGTCACGTTATCCATATGGAAAATTATTATCAGGATTTAGAAAATCCTTTAGAGGAGCTAAAAGATTACGATGCTGAAGTCCATGAGTATTACGACCTCCGCGATCTCAATAATAGAGTTGATGAATTTACGACTCAGATTGCTAAGACCATGGATAAATCAGTTGCTAACCGTGCTAATACCTTGAAGGACCTTCAAAAGCAGGGATTTTTCACCGACTAAAAAAACGACTCCCATAAGAGTCGTTCTACAAATCGAATAGTGTCATAGAGGAAAGGAACTCATTTGCTAGTTCCTTTTTTTCATACTCTAAAAACTCTTGTCGTTTCTTGACTAGGTTGTACCGTTTAGAGAGATTCCATGTTCCAGTAGGATTGAGTTCAGGGTGATTGGAAACAAAGTCAATGGTTAAGTCCCATTCTCGTCGGTATCCAAGAGGACGCGAGTGATAGGTTACACCGTCAATAGTTACCGTCCCATAACTGCGGTGGGCATGACCAAAAACAACATCTTTAACGCCATGTTTGACGAAAATCTGATGGAATTGTTCAGATCCCAAATAAGCGTTAAAAGGTTTAAAACGTTCGTGCGTCATGGTGAAACGACTATGAGGAACAAAATGCATGGCAACTATAAGGTTATTCGTGTCTAATTCACTTAAGATATTATCTAGCTTCTGGAGACTAGTTTGACAGATTTCGGGATCTGTACCCAATCGTTTAAGTCGTCGGTCGAACCAGAGTTGTTTCTTACGTTTAAGAATTTTATCCAATTTTTCATCAGAATAGGAATAATCATACCATCCATGAAAAGCCAATAAGGTCTTACTTCCTAAATCAATCACCTGAAAATCAAGATTATCAATAAGGTCATCCTCTAAATCAAGCATATCATGATTGCCTAAATTATAGGTAACCTTGACCGCCTTGGACAGTTTTCGTAGGAAAGGTTTCGTGTCGATATAATAATGGTTAGAAATATCACCAGCGATATGGAGATGACTAACTTCTTGATCTTTTAGGCACTTTATTAGAGTATCGATTTCATATGTTTCAAAGTGATTCAAATCAATATGTAAATCACTCATTACTGCAAGTCTTGTCATAGGAACATTGTAACAAAAAGGTTAAGGCTTGTCTCTAAATGAAGATGATGGAAAATACTTGCCCTTGGACTATATTTTCATTATGATAAGAATATGGATATCAAGTTAGAAATACAAAAGATGGCCAAGGAAATTGGCATTTCAAAAATTGGTTTTACAACCGCTGATGATTTTGCCTATCTGGAGAAATCCCTTCGACTTGGTGTCGAAGAAGGGCGAACAACAGGGTTTGAACATAAAAATATTGAAGAGCGTATTTATCCTAAGTTGACCTTAGAATCAGCTAAAACCATCATTTCCATTGCAGTAGCTTATCCGCATAAGTTGCCGCAACAGCCCCAAAAAACAGAATTTAAGCGGGGCAAAATCACTCCAAATTCGTGGGGGCTAGATTATCACTATGTTTTGCAGGACAAACTAAAACGCCTGGCAGAAGGTATTGAAAAACTGACGGAAAACTTCGAATATAAAGGTATGGTGGATACTGGAGCCTTGGTCGATACAGCAGTGGCCAAGCGAGCTGGAATAGGCTTTATCGGAAAGAATGGACTAGTGATTTCAAAAGAATACGGCTCCTACATGTATCTCGGTGAGCTTATCACTAATCTAGAGATAGAACCTGATCATGAAGTAGACTATGGCTGTGGGGATTGTCGTCGTTGTCTGGATGCCTGTCCGACATCCTGTCTCATTGGCGATGGGACTATGAATGCCCGTCGTTGCCTATCCTTCCAGACCCAAGATAAGGGGATGATGGATATGGAGTTTCGAAAGAAAATAAAGACTGTTATCTATGGCTGTGACATTTGTCAGATTTCCTGTCCATATAACAGAGGTATCGACAATCCTTTGGCTTCAGACATAGATCCTGAGCTTGCCATGCCCGAATTGCTTCCATTTCTTGAGCTGAGCAATAAGTCCTTTAAGGAGAAATTTGGTATGATTGCCGGTTCATGGCGAGGGAAGAATATTCTTCAACGTAATGCCATTATTGCCTTGGCCAACTTACATGATCGCAATGCTATTGTCAAACTGATGGAGATTATCGATAAGAATAATAATCCCATTCACACGGCAACTGCCATTTGGGCTCTCGGAGAGATTGTTAAGAAGCCTGATGAGGCTATGTTAGACTATATGCGGGAACTGTCACCTAAGGATGAAGAATCCCAAGCCGAGTGGGAGCTTGTGTGTGCAAAATGGCAAATTTAAGTGATTTATGCTAGAATTAAGCATAATACTATAAAATGGAGGAAACCTATCCATGGAAGTGGCAGAAATTCGCCAAAAAATCTCTGAAAATCAAGAGAAGCTCGTGAGCTTCGGGAGGTCTCTTTGACTTAGATCGTTTGGAAGAGGACATTGCGCTCCTTGAAAACCGAATGACTGAGCCAGATTTTTGGAATGATAATATTGCAGCTCAAAAGACTTCACAAGAGTTAAATGAGCTCAAAATGAAATACGAAACTTTCAACAATATGCAAGAACTCTCTGACGAGACAGAGCTTTATTTAGAAATGTTGGAAGAAGATGATAGTGTTCAAGAAGAGCTCGAAGAAACACTCGAAAAACTTGATAAGATTATGACAAGTTACGAGATGACACTGCTCTTGTCTGAACCATATGACCATAACAATGCCATTCTGGAAATTCACCCAGGCTCTGGTGGTACAGAAGCTCAGGACTGGGCTGATATGTTGCTCCGTATGTACCAACGTTATGGAAATGCCAAAGGGTTCAAGGTTGAGACTTTGGATTATCAGGCGGGGGATGAAGCTGGAATCAAATCTGTCACCCTTGCTTTTGAAGGACCTAATGCTTATGGTTTCCTCAAATCAGAAATGGGTGTCCACCGTTTGGTTCGTATTTCACCATTTGACTCTGCCAAACGTCGTCATACCTCATTTACATCTGTGGAAGTCATGCCTGAATTGGATGATACCATCGAAGTTGAAATCCGTGATGATGATATCAAGATGGATACATTCCGTTCAGGTGGTGCTGGTGGTCAGAACGTCAACAAGGTTTCAACTGGTGTGCGTTTGACCCACATTCCAACAGGTATTGTTGTAGCTTCAACGGTTGACCGTACACAATATGGGAACCGCGACCGTGCGATGAAGATGCTTCAAGCTAAACTCTATCAAATGGAGCAAGAAAAGAAAGCAGAAGAAGTGAATGCTTTGAAAGGTGATAAGAAAGAAATCACTTGGGGAAGCCAAATTCGCTCATACGTTTTCACGCCATATACCATGGTTAAAGATCACCGTACAGGCTATGAAGTTGCCCAGGTTGATAAGGTAATGGATGGGGATATTGAAGGCTTCATCGATGCCTACCTCAAGTGGCGCATGGAAGAATAGTAATAACATACTTATTTTAAGTATTAAGATACTCTATCTCAATGAAAGGAAGGCGTTCAGCTACTTTAGTAGTTGAATACTGACATTATGGCTCTTATTGAATTAAAAGATGTTACTAAGAAGTATGATAAGTCAACAACAGCCCTTAGACACATTGATTTGTCTGTTAACTCTGGGGAGTTTGTTTACTTAGTCGGCCCTTCTGGTGCTGGTAAATCAAGTTTAATTCGCTTGTTCTACCAAGAAGAAAAATTAACGAGTGGTTCTATGAAGGTTGGAGAGTTTGATTTAACTCGACTTCGTAAGAAAGACGTTCCACTCTTGAGACGTTCCATTGGAGTTGTTTTCCAGGATTATAAACTCCTTCCAAAGAAAACAGCTTTTGAAAATGTTGCTTATGCCATGGAAGTTATTGGTGAGAAACCTCGTCATATCAAGAAACGAGTGGCAGAAGTACTCGAGTTGGTTGGTCTTAAACACAAGATGCGTTCGTTCCCAAATCAGTTGTCTGGTGGTGAGCAACAGCGTGTTGCTATTGCGCGTGCTATCGTCAATAATCCAAAAGTGTTGATTGCAGATGAACCAACAGGGAACTTGGACCCAGAGATTTCATGGGAAATTATGCAAGTCCTTGAACGTATTAACTTGCAAGGGACTACCATTATAATGGCAACCCATAACTCAACTATCGTTAATAACCTTCGTCATCGTGTCGTAGCGATTGAAGAAGGACGTATTGTTCGTGATGAAGAGGAAGGAGAGTACGGTTACCATGATTAGACGCTTTTTCCGCCATTTAGGAGAATCGATTAAGAATCTCAAACGTAATCTATTGTCGACACTTACGGCAGTATTTTCGGTAATGATTGTTCTTTCACTTTTAGGTGTCTTTGGATCTGTTATCTTAAATACGCAGAAATTGGCTTCAGATATTGAAAAGAATATTCAGGTCAATGTCTACTTGGATCCTGATTCATCAGATGCCTCGAAAACAGTCAAAGAACTTTCTGGACAGATTGTTGCTAATAAAGACTACCATAAGATTTATGATGCTTTGACCAAAATCAAAGGTGTAGATAAGGTTACTTTCTCTAGTAAAGAAGAGCAAAAGAAACAACTGATTGAAACAATGGGTTCAAGTTTTGAGACAGCTACTGGAGATGCCAACCCTCTTTCAGATGTTTACATCGTCCAAACGAAATCACCAGATGATGTGAGTCGAGTTGCCAAGGAAGCAAAAGCCATTCAGGGTGTTGATAATGCTAACTTTGGTGGCTCAGATACTGAAATTCTGATGTCCACTATGAAACGTGTTCAATTTTGGGGAATCATTGCCACAGCACTCTTAACTATTGTGGCTGTCCTATTGATTTCAAATA
Above is a window of Streptococcus salivarius DNA encoding:
- a CDS encoding cation-translocating P-type ATPase, which translates into the protein MSKEQSKALFYTQGEEEVLKSLDTSVDGLSTAQAKERLDAYGYNELDEGEKRSLLSKFIDQFKDLMIIILLVAAALSVITEGMHGLTDACIILAVVVLNAAFGVYQEGQAEAAIEALKNMSSPMARVRRDGHVVEIDARELVPGDIVLLEAGDVVPADMRLLEAASLKIEEAALTGESVPVEKDVTEAVEAEAGIGDRVNMAYQNSNVTYGRGAGVVTNTGMYTEVGKIADMLANADESQTPLKQSLEQLSKTLTYLIVAIALVTFLVSVFIRGEQPLEGLMVAVALAVAAIPEGLPAIVTILLSLGTTTLAKRNSIVRKLPAVETLGSTEIIASDKTGTLTMNQMTVEKVYTNGQLQSADTELGADNTTLRIMNFANDTKVDPDGKLIGDPTETALVQFGLDHNFDVRDVLKSEPRVAELPFDSDRKLMSTIHKEADGTYFVAVKGAPDQLLKRVTRIEINGEVRPITDEDKQAILATNKDLAKQALRVLMMAYKTTNDIPTLESAVVESDLIFSGLVGMIDPERPEAAEAVRVAKEAGIRPIMITGDHQDTAEAIAKRLGIIDPNDTEDHVFTGAELNELSDEEFQKVFKQYSVYARVSPEHKVRIVKAWQNDGKVVAMTGDGVNDAPSLKTADIGIGMGITGTEVSKGASDMVLADDNFATIIVAVEEGRKVFSNIQKSIQYLLSANMAEVFIIFFATLFGWDVLQPVHLLWINLVTDTLPAIALGVEPAEPGIMAHKPRGRQSNFFDGGVFGAIMYQGVFQTILVLAVYGWGLAFPEHHTQAEIHADALTMAFATLGLIQLLHAFNVKSVYQSVFKVGLFRNKTFNWAIPVAFVLLMATIVVPGFNNLFHVSHLSLTQWLAVIVGSFLIVVLVELVKAIQRALGKDKDAI
- the ftsE gene encoding cell division ATP-binding protein FtsE, whose protein sequence is MALIELKDVTKKYDKSTTALRHIDLSVNSGEFVYLVGPSGAGKSSLIRLFYQEEKLTSGSMKVGEFDLTRLRKKDVPLLRRSIGVVFQDYKLLPKKTAFENVAYAMEVIGEKPRHIKKRVAEVLELVGLKHKMRSFPNQLSGGEQQRVAIARAIVNNPKVLIADEPTGNLDPEISWEIMQVLERINLQGTTIIMATHNSTIVNNLRHRVVAIEEGRIVRDEEEGEYGYHD
- a CDS encoding DUF1934 domain-containing protein, which codes for MEIKIKNKIKVGDQTEIIEEIHTCEVMEKGDYTYLVHHNSEKEKVVIKLNQDELVMTRFSNPKSIMRFSAKVPALVHIPTPLGTQHFLTDTSLFAHDPNGQTVDIHYQLKHPETEDVFADYELEVSWF
- a CDS encoding NADPH-dependent oxidoreductase, producing MNETIKTQLNHRSIRQFKPLALTQEEVDLLVDVARHTATSNFRQSYSIISITDQKLKEEIAEIANQPYIPNAGHLFVFVVDQRRNTLIAEAKGAEALVQGSPERFISAFSDAMIAAQNVVVAAESLGMGTVYLGSILNDNAKLSELLKLPKYVYPAVGLAVGWPDQEPQLKPRLPRHVIHMENYYQDLENPLEELKDYDAEVHEYYDLRDLNNRVDEFTTQIAKTMDKSVANRANTLKDLQKQGFFTD
- the ftsX gene encoding permease-like cell division protein FtsX, translated to MIRRFFRHLGESIKNLKRNLLSTLTAVFSVMIVLSLLGVFGSVILNTQKLASDIEKNIQVNVYLDPDSSDASKTVKELSGQIVANKDYHKIYDALTKIKGVDKVTFSSKEEQKKQLIETMGSSFETATGDANPLSDVYIVQTKSPDDVSRVAKEAKAIQGVDNANFGGSDTEILMSTMKRVQFWGIIATALLTIVAVLLISNTIRITIMSRATEIQIMRLVGAKNSYIRRPYLMEGAWIGALGAIIPSGLIYLLYHMVYSSLNPDFVKGGISMYDPEWFVYAVIGTLFAVGIIIGSIGSRMAMRRYLKY
- the prfB gene encoding peptide chain release factor 2 (programmed frameshift), which encodes MEVAEIRQKISENQEKLVSFGRSLDLDRLEEDIALLENRMTEPDFWNDNIAAQKTSQELNELKMKYETFNNMQELSDETELYLEMLEEDDSVQEELEETLEKLDKIMTSYEMTLLLSEPYDHNNAILEIHPGSGGTEAQDWADMLLRMYQRYGNAKGFKVETLDYQAGDEAGIKSVTLAFEGPNAYGFLKSEMGVHRLVRISPFDSAKRRHTSFTSVEVMPELDDTIEVEIRDDDIKMDTFRSGGAGGQNVNKVSTGVRLTHIPTGIVVASTVDRTQYGNRDRAMKMLQAKLYQMEQEKKAEEVNALKGDKKEITWGSQIRSYVFTPYTMVKDHRTGYEVAQVDKVMDGDIEGFIDAYLKWRMEE
- a CDS encoding metallophosphoesterase, encoding MTRLAVMSDLHIDLNHFETYEIDTLIKCLKDQEVSHLHIAGDISNHYYIDTKPFLRKLSKAVKVTYNLGNHDMLDLEDDLIDNLDFQVIDLGSKTLLAFHGWYDYSYSDEKLDKILKRKKQLWFDRRLKRLGTDPEICQTSLQKLDNILSELDTNNLIVAMHFVPHSRFTMTHERFKPFNAYLGSEQFHQIFVKHGVKDVVFGHAHRSYGTVTIDGVTYHSRPLGYRREWDLTIDFVSNHPELNPTGTWNLSKRYNLVKKRQEFLEYEKKELANEFLSSMTLFDL
- the queG gene encoding tRNA epoxyqueuosine(34) reductase QueG — encoded protein: MDIKLEIQKMAKEIGISKIGFTTADDFAYLEKSLRLGVEEGRTTGFEHKNIEERIYPKLTLESAKTIISIAVAYPHKLPQQPQKTEFKRGKITPNSWGLDYHYVLQDKLKRLAEGIEKLTENFEYKGMVDTGALVDTAVAKRAGIGFIGKNGLVISKEYGSYMYLGELITNLEIEPDHEVDYGCGDCRRCLDACPTSCLIGDGTMNARRCLSFQTQDKGMMDMEFRKKIKTVIYGCDICQISCPYNRGIDNPLASDIDPELAMPELLPFLELSNKSFKEKFGMIAGSWRGKNILQRNAIIALANLHDRNAIVKLMEIIDKNNNPIHTATAIWALGEIVKKPDEAMLDYMRELSPKDEESQAEWELVCAKWQI